The Chryseobacterium sp. 52 genome includes a region encoding these proteins:
- a CDS encoding thioredoxin family protein — protein MRKIISGVFVFCSVVIMAQEAIQFQELPFKDVIAKAKKEKKLVFVDAYTTWCGPCKMMEKNVFTQKSVGDYFNANFVNARFDMEKGEGREIAAKYGVRSYPTYLFLNGEGELVSQNSGYMEESMFVAMAQNINSPGNKKGSLKERFAKGEKDSEFLINIMKLNSSSDYDFAKKASERYFENKKKTEEISKEEIGFLLFFVKSTEDSNYSTFTSRKADIIKYLPEETYNEFDNQLKLSKIVEQSIDDKNKRINEEYFMKTAEPLVGKQLAQSKLNQTKLSYYEQNANFPEFEKAALEYYKNSDAFEPNELLRAAWVFGDHIKNTTSLKKASEWAEKSVMRGETPENTYILAKLYFLTGNKEMAKNYAEMSKNMATQTGKDSKLAEELLKQIK, from the coding sequence ATGAGGAAGATCATCTCCGGGGTATTTGTTTTCTGTTCTGTTGTTATTATGGCTCAGGAAGCGATACAGTTTCAGGAATTACCATTCAAAGACGTTATAGCAAAGGCAAAAAAAGAAAAGAAACTTGTTTTCGTCGATGCATATACTACGTGGTGCGGACCGTGCAAGATGATGGAAAAGAATGTATTTACTCAAAAATCGGTAGGAGATTATTTCAATGCTAATTTTGTGAATGCCAGATTTGATATGGAAAAAGGTGAAGGAAGAGAAATTGCAGCCAAATATGGTGTCCGTTCCTATCCTACTTACCTGTTCCTGAATGGTGAAGGTGAACTTGTTTCTCAGAATTCAGGATACATGGAGGAAAGTATGTTTGTAGCTATGGCTCAGAACATTAATTCCCCTGGCAATAAAAAGGGTTCTTTAAAGGAACGTTTTGCTAAAGGAGAAAAAGATTCTGAATTCCTGATTAATATTATGAAGCTGAACTCTTCTTCAGATTATGATTTTGCTAAAAAAGCTTCCGAAAGATATTTTGAAAATAAAAAGAAGACCGAAGAAATTTCGAAAGAAGAAATAGGTTTCCTTCTGTTTTTTGTAAAGTCTACGGAAGATAGCAACTACAGTACATTTACATCAAGAAAAGCAGATATCATCAAATATCTACCTGAAGAAACCTATAACGAATTTGACAACCAGCTCAAGCTTTCAAAGATTGTAGAACAGTCTATTGATGATAAAAATAAAAGAATCAACGAGGAGTATTTCATGAAGACGGCAGAACCGTTAGTTGGAAAACAACTCGCTCAATCTAAACTAAACCAAACGAAACTCAGCTACTACGAGCAAAATGCTAATTTCCCTGAATTTGAAAAAGCAGCGCTAGAGTATTACAAAAATTCCGATGCATTCGAACCTAATGAGCTATTGAGAGCGGCATGGGTATTCGGTGACCACATCAAAAATACGACATCATTGAAGAAGGCTTCAGAATGGGCCGAAAAATCTGTAATGCGTGGCGAAACACCGGAAAACACTTATATTCTTGCAAAACTTTATTTCCTGACCGGAAACAAGGAAATGGCAAAAAACTATGCTGAAATGTCTAAAAATATGGCAACTCAGACTGGTAAAGACTCCAAACTCGCAGAAGAATTATTGAAACAAATAAAATAA
- a CDS encoding DUF3575 domain-containing protein, with the protein MLKHKFLTASVALFSVGSLTAQEQEQEKGLYIKGNALLAPIGVINVGVEKQLTSKITLQGDVLVSPWKSFAGHEMQYYSLSVEGRYYFNQAFSRWYVGANIAVSAFNLQKWSYWSDNPTTDDLGRTFITSNLYQKGYSFILGVTAGYQFKLSDRLNMDIFATVGSSQDFYKGYDRPTGERYDVAKKFNKSGEIIPYRGGVMISYQLK; encoded by the coding sequence ATGCTGAAACACAAATTTCTTACCGCATCAGTGGCACTCTTTTCCGTAGGATCACTGACTGCCCAGGAACAAGAACAGGAAAAAGGTCTGTATATCAAAGGAAATGCACTTCTGGCTCCAATCGGAGTAATCAATGTGGGTGTAGAAAAACAGCTAACGTCAAAGATTACCCTGCAGGGTGATGTTCTGGTGTCTCCCTGGAAATCTTTTGCCGGACACGAAATGCAATACTACTCTCTTTCTGTTGAAGGAAGGTATTATTTTAATCAGGCATTCAGTCGTTGGTATGTAGGTGCGAATATAGCGGTATCTGCTTTCAATCTTCAAAAATGGAGCTATTGGTCCGACAATCCCACCACCGATGATCTCGGCAGAACTTTTATTACCTCCAACTTATACCAAAAAGGATATTCTTTTATATTAGGTGTCACAGCGGGCTACCAGTTCAAATTGTCTGATCGCCTGAATATGGATATCTTTGCAACAGTAGGCTCTTCTCAGGATTTCTATAAAGGGTATGATCGTCCAACGGGAGAACGCTATGATGTTGCCAAAAAGTTCAACAAAAGTGGAGAAATCATTCCATACAGAGGAGGTGTCATGATCTCTTATCAATTAAAATAA
- a CDS encoding exo-beta-N-acetylmuramidase NamZ domain-containing protein codes for MNLDFKIKNLLLICLIFLGVFNQYYSQVQDQPDFKTGADQSELYLPLLKNKTIGVVTNQTGLMSDRNHVVDFLVKNNIKIKAIFAPEHGFRGDADAGEKVKNGVDTKTGIPIISLYGNNKKPKPEQLKGIDIIVFDIQDVGVRFYTYISTLAYLMEAGAENNVEIMVLDRPNPNDGYTDGPVLRKKWSSFVGMHEVPVVYGLTIGEYGKMVNGEKWLKNGIQAKYTLIQMKNYHKKQRYPISDKPSPNLPNDKSINLYPSLCFFEGTQVSVGRGTSLPFQIYGSPWTQNLPYQFTPKPNFGAKDPFLNGKLCYGEDLSAYPKDLRELNLEWLVNSYKNYKNPQQSFFLENLFFDKLAGTDEFRKQIIAGKSIQEIKASWKNDLDKFEKIRSKYIVYKD; via the coding sequence ATGAATTTAGATTTCAAAATTAAAAATTTACTTCTTATTTGCCTAATTTTTTTAGGAGTATTCAACCAATATTATTCTCAGGTTCAAGATCAACCGGATTTCAAAACCGGGGCAGACCAATCTGAACTTTATCTTCCACTGTTAAAGAATAAAACAATAGGTGTGGTAACCAACCAAACCGGGCTGATGAGTGACAGAAACCATGTGGTAGATTTTTTAGTGAAAAATAACATTAAGATCAAAGCAATTTTCGCCCCTGAGCATGGTTTCAGAGGAGATGCGGATGCCGGAGAAAAAGTTAAAAACGGAGTAGATACCAAGACCGGAATTCCGATTATTTCTTTATATGGAAACAATAAAAAACCAAAACCTGAACAGTTAAAGGGAATTGATATTATTGTTTTTGATATCCAGGATGTTGGCGTGAGGTTCTATACTTATATTTCAACTTTAGCGTATTTGATGGAAGCCGGAGCAGAAAATAATGTAGAAATAATGGTATTGGACCGTCCGAATCCAAACGATGGGTATACAGACGGGCCGGTTTTAAGAAAAAAATGGTCAAGTTTTGTAGGAATGCACGAAGTTCCTGTAGTGTATGGATTAACAATAGGGGAGTATGGAAAAATGGTTAACGGTGAAAAGTGGCTGAAAAATGGAATTCAGGCAAAGTATACCCTGATCCAGATGAAAAACTATCACAAAAAACAGCGTTATCCAATCTCAGATAAACCATCTCCGAATCTGCCAAACGATAAGTCGATCAATTTATATCCAAGTTTATGCTTTTTTGAAGGAACTCAGGTTTCTGTAGGAAGAGGGACCAGCCTGCCATTTCAGATCTATGGATCACCATGGACACAGAATCTGCCCTATCAGTTTACCCCAAAACCCAATTTTGGTGCTAAAGATCCCTTTCTGAACGGAAAACTGTGTTACGGAGAAGATCTTTCAGCCTATCCTAAAGATTTAAGAGAACTGAATTTAGAATGGTTAGTTAATTCCTATAAAAACTATAAAAATCCGCAACAGAGTTTCTTCTTAGAGAATTTATTCTTTGATAAACTGGCGGGAACGGATGAATTCAGAAAACAGATTATCGCCGGAAAATCAATTCAGGAGATCAAAGCTTCATGGAAAAATGATCTTGATAAATTTGAAAAGATCCGCAGCAAATATATTGTTTACAAAGATTGA
- a CDS encoding ABC transporter permease, with protein sequence MKFPLYFSRKIAFSKDNKNNLSRVIIFIGRLSVALGIIVSLITVATGFGSKKAIKERLADFSGHITVRSTRSNSSYNTSILDNQGLNIPKIKELPDVESVQKYATVTGIMRNEHNFSGIIFKGIGKDFDSLRFKKFLIAGTTPKVTEKGYNNDVTISQKVASDLHLKVNDSIVTVFSKADQKPIYRKFRVVGIYKTDIKMIDEQFVIGGINHVRKIQEMKPDEIGGIDIFLKNVNDIDKDFPEIEKLIGYKNYAEKATEKFPQINDWISIFDTNIALIIIIMLIVVVINIIMVLLILIIERTNSIGLLKTLGASNSQIRATFINYTLIIMIPGLLYGNAIGLGLILLQKFFGIIKLNPENYYVSTVPVDLNPVAIISISLGILLISGLALIIPSYLISKISPVKAIKYN encoded by the coding sequence TTGAAATTTCCTTTATATTTCTCTAGAAAAATAGCGTTTTCCAAAGATAACAAAAATAACCTTTCAAGAGTTATCATCTTCATCGGCAGGCTTTCTGTAGCTTTGGGGATTATTGTTTCTCTTATCACCGTGGCTACCGGCTTCGGCTCAAAGAAAGCGATTAAGGAAAGACTGGCAGACTTCAGTGGACATATTACGGTACGGTCTACAAGATCTAATTCTTCCTACAATACCTCTATCCTTGACAACCAGGGATTGAATATTCCGAAAATCAAAGAGCTTCCTGATGTGGAAAGTGTTCAGAAATACGCGACCGTGACAGGAATTATGCGTAATGAACACAACTTTTCCGGTATTATATTTAAAGGAATCGGTAAGGATTTTGACAGCCTGAGGTTCAAAAAGTTTCTGATAGCAGGTACCACTCCGAAAGTAACAGAAAAAGGTTACAATAATGATGTTACCATCTCACAGAAAGTGGCCAGTGACCTCCATCTTAAAGTCAATGACAGCATTGTTACCGTATTTTCAAAAGCTGACCAAAAGCCGATCTACCGTAAATTCAGGGTGGTTGGAATTTATAAAACTGATATTAAAATGATTGATGAGCAGTTCGTCATCGGAGGAATCAATCATGTAAGAAAAATTCAGGAAATGAAACCGGACGAAATAGGTGGTATTGATATTTTTCTTAAAAATGTCAATGATATTGATAAAGATTTTCCGGAAATTGAAAAACTGATCGGCTATAAAAATTATGCAGAAAAGGCAACGGAAAAATTCCCTCAGATTAACGACTGGATCAGTATTTTCGACACAAATATTGCACTTATCATTATCATCATGCTGATTGTAGTGGTGATCAATATTATTATGGTGCTTTTAATTCTGATCATAGAAAGAACCAATTCTATCGGGCTTCTCAAAACTTTGGGAGCCAGCAATTCACAGATAAGAGCTACCTTCATCAATTATACGCTGATCATTATGATCCCGGGACTTTTGTATGGAAACGCCATTGGTCTTGGTCTTATTTTATTGCAAAAATTCTTCGGTATTATTAAACTTAATCCTGAAAATTACTACGTAAGTACGGTTCCGGTAGACCTTAATCCTGTGGCGATTATTTCTATTTCATTGGGAATTCTTCTTATTTCAGGACTTGCTCTGATCATTCCGAGCTATCTGATCAGTAAAATATCTCCGGTGAAGGCAATTAAGTACAACTAA
- a CDS encoding PLP-dependent cysteine synthase family protein, whose translation MKYAKNILETIGNTPLVKLNKVLGEDFPALVLAKVETFNPGNSVKDRMALKMIEDAEKDGRLQPGGTIIEGTSGNTGMGLALAAIIKGYKCIFVTNSKQSKEKCDILRAVGAEVIVCPTDVKPTDPRSYYSVSKRLAKETENGWYVNQYDNLSNRTAHYESTAPEIWEQTEGKLTHFVAGAGTGGTVTGCGTFFKERNPNIKVIGVDTYGSILKEFHETGELHYDHAYTYITEGIGEDIIPENYDMAVIDHFEKVTDKDGAIYARKLAKEEGIFCGYSAGSAIASLLQMKDQFTKDDVIVVLLHDHGSRYVGKIYNDEWMKEMGWLD comes from the coding sequence ATGAAATACGCAAAAAATATTCTTGAAACGATAGGGAATACCCCTCTTGTAAAACTTAATAAAGTATTAGGAGAAGACTTTCCTGCATTAGTTTTAGCAAAAGTAGAGACATTCAATCCGGGAAATTCTGTAAAGGACAGAATGGCCCTTAAAATGATAGAAGATGCCGAAAAAGACGGCAGATTACAACCTGGAGGCACCATTATTGAGGGAACTTCAGGAAATACAGGAATGGGACTGGCTCTTGCAGCCATCATCAAAGGATACAAATGTATTTTTGTAACCAATTCCAAACAGTCCAAGGAGAAATGCGACATTCTTCGTGCCGTAGGAGCGGAAGTTATTGTCTGCCCTACCGACGTGAAGCCTACCGATCCGCGTTCTTATTATTCGGTTTCTAAAAGACTGGCTAAGGAAACAGAAAACGGATGGTATGTGAACCAATACGACAACCTGTCTAACAGAACCGCTCACTATGAGTCTACTGCTCCTGAAATCTGGGAACAGACGGAAGGAAAGCTTACTCATTTTGTGGCTGGTGCCGGAACAGGAGGTACGGTTACAGGCTGTGGAACATTCTTTAAGGAGAGAAATCCAAATATTAAAGTAATCGGTGTTGATACGTATGGTTCTATTTTGAAGGAATTTCATGAAACCGGAGAACTGCATTATGACCATGCCTATACCTACATTACAGAAGGAATTGGTGAGGATATCATTCCTGAAAACTATGATATGGCAGTGATTGACCATTTCGAAAAGGTAACGGATAAAGACGGTGCTATCTATGCCAGAAAACTGGCTAAAGAAGAGGGTATTTTCTGTGGGTATTCTGCGGGAAGTGCTATTGCTTCTTTACTTCAAATGAAAGATCAGTTTACGAAGGATGATGTAATCGTTGTTCTTCTTCATGATCACGGTTCCAGATATGTAGGAAAAATCTACAATGACGAGTGGATGAAAGAAATGGGTTGGTTGGATTAA